The Coffea arabica cultivar ET-39 chromosome 8e, Coffea Arabica ET-39 HiFi, whole genome shotgun sequence genome window below encodes:
- the LOC113704385 gene encoding transcription initiation factor IIE subunit beta-like has protein sequence MASLQESLNKFKKQQEKCQSTLTSIAKQNPKTTPPKPFLSGVSTPSPPIKFSNDTERLQHINSIRKAPVGAQIKRVIDLLLEKRQALKPEQINQECYVDLNANKAVFDSLKKNPKVHYDGERFSYKSKHDLRNKDQLLVLVRKFPEGIAVIDLKDAYTTVMEDLQSLKAAGQIWLLSNFDSQEDIAYPNDPRVPIKVDDDLKQLFRGIELPRDMLDIEKDLQKNGMKPATNTAKRRAMAQVHGIAPKNKPKKKKHEISKRTKLTNAHLPELFQNLNASGS, from the exons ATGGCATCATTGCAAGAAAGTTTGAACAAGTTCAAGAAACAACAAGAGAAGTGTCAGTCCACACTCACGAGCATTGCAAAGCAAAATCCAAAAACTACACCTCCAAAACCTTTCCTTTCAGGCGTTTCAACTCCTTCCCCACCAATTAAATTTTCAAACGATACAGAGAGGCTTCAACACATTAATAGCATAAGGAAAGCTCCCGTGGGGGCTCAGATCAAACGTGTTATAGACTTGCTGCTGGAG AAAAGGCAAGCATTGAAACCTGAGCAAATAAATCAAGAATGTTATGTTGATTTGAATGCAAACAAGGCTGTCTTTGATAGTCTGAAGAAGAACCCCAAGGTGCATTATGACGGCGAGCGGTTTTCCTACAAG TCGAAGCATGATTTAAGAAATAAGGATCAACTTCTTGTCTTAGTTCGGAAGTTCCCTGAGGGAATTGCTGTTATTGATCTCAAGGATGCATACACAACTGTCATGGAGGATTTGCAG TCACTGAAAGCTGCAGGCCAAATTTGGCTGTTGTCAAACTTTGACTCGCAAGAGGACATAGCCTATCCTAATGACCCCAGAGTTCCCATCAAGGTTGACGATGATCTGAAACAGTTGTTTCGAGGAATTGAATTACCCCGTGACATGCTTGATATTGAGAAAGATCTTCAGAAGAATGGGATGAAACCTGCTACAAATACTGCAAAGAGGAGGGCAATGGCGCAAGTACATGGAATTGCCCCCAAAAACAAGCCTAAAAAGAAGAAGCATGAAATCAGCAAGAGGACTAAGCTTACAAATGCCCATCTTCCAGAGCTGTTCCAGAACCTTAATGCCTCTGGTTCATGA
- the LOC113703311 gene encoding uncharacterized protein isoform X2: MKICGRRTQSFTPLTSTLMNCYINIPSKPLFDFSRKPSNPQLLFAAKRRWNRYDVLFRGIRRKNLGSWKMRNQTFVFSASEVGNGNADIVKKRKVVEHVCLLKAREDMSDEVEKDMLDYLYTTQYQMRGIVAISLGRISDQELGKYTHAVYIRFQKNEDLSKFYENPFYVGVLKDRVFPYCHDIVNVDYESEVEDDIMPIFRKGEEFNYGVEFVLLIAFDKNSLGGPAEDAMAALAELTAAFPSLIVQATKGSNFNLNNVEYTHGAVIRFRSSEACETFLKSSQYNDVWGSKIQPISEKVISVHYSVDPVGTELM; this comes from the exons ATGAAGATTTGTGGGCGACGAACTCAATCCTTCACTCCCTTGACCTCTACTCTCATGAATTGCTACATCAACATCCCCTCAAAACCcctttttgatttttcaagaaagccCTCTAATCCTCAACTCCTTTTCGCCGCGAAGAGGAGATGGAATCGTTATG ATGTCTTATTTCGTGGAATTCGACGGAAGAATCTGGGTTCTTGGAAAATGAGGAATCaaacttttgtattttcagcTTCTGAGGTGGGAAATGGCAACGCTGACATTGTGAAGAAAAG GAAAGTAGTGGAACATGTATGTCTGCTTAAAGCAAGAGAGGATATGTCTGATGAGGTGGAGAAGGATATGCTTGATTATCTTTACACTACCCAATATCAAATGCGTGGTATTGTTGCCATATCATTAG GACGCATCTCTGATCAAGAGCTTGGAAAATACACCCATGCTGTTTACATACGTTTCCAGAAAAACGAGGATCTTAGTAAGTTCTACGAGAACCCATTCTACGTCGGAGTTCTTAAAGACCGTGTATTTCCTTACTGCCAT GACATAGTCAATGTGGATTATGAATCTGAAGTAGAAGATGACATCATGCCAATTTTCCGAAAAGGAGAG GAGTTCAACTATGGTGTGGAGTTTGTGCTTCTTATAGCATTTGACAAGAACTCATTGGGCGGACCTGCTGAAGATGCAATGGCTGCTTTGGCAGAATTGACTGCAGCATTTCCGTCACTAATCGTTCAAGCTACTAAAG GTTCTAACTTTAATCTTAACAATGTGGAATATACTCATGGAGCAGTTATACGATTTCGATCAT CTGAGGCTTGCGAGACATTCTTGAAGAGTTCACAGTACAATGAC GTATGGGGATCCAAAATTCAGCCCATCTCTGAAAAGGTCATCTCTGTTCATTATTCGGTGGATCCAGTGGGCACAGAGCTTATGTAA
- the LOC113703311 gene encoding uncharacterized protein isoform X1 translates to MKICGRRTQSFTPLTSTLMNCYINIPSKPLFDFSRKPSNPQLLFAAKRRWNRYDVLFRGIRRKNLGSWKMRNQTFVFSASEVGNGNADIVKKRKVVEHVCLLKAREDMSDEVEKDMLDYLYTTQYQMRGIVAISLGRISDQELGKYTHAVYIRFQKNEDLSKFYENPFYVGVLKDRVFPYCHDIVNVDYESEVEDDIMPIFRKGEEFNYGVEFVLLIAFDKNSLGGPAEDAMAALAELTAAFPSLIVQATKGSNFNLNNVEYTHGAVIRFRSSEACETFLKSSQYNDQVWGSKIQPISEKVISVHYSVDPVGTELM, encoded by the exons ATGAAGATTTGTGGGCGACGAACTCAATCCTTCACTCCCTTGACCTCTACTCTCATGAATTGCTACATCAACATCCCCTCAAAACCcctttttgatttttcaagaaagccCTCTAATCCTCAACTCCTTTTCGCCGCGAAGAGGAGATGGAATCGTTATG ATGTCTTATTTCGTGGAATTCGACGGAAGAATCTGGGTTCTTGGAAAATGAGGAATCaaacttttgtattttcagcTTCTGAGGTGGGAAATGGCAACGCTGACATTGTGAAGAAAAG GAAAGTAGTGGAACATGTATGTCTGCTTAAAGCAAGAGAGGATATGTCTGATGAGGTGGAGAAGGATATGCTTGATTATCTTTACACTACCCAATATCAAATGCGTGGTATTGTTGCCATATCATTAG GACGCATCTCTGATCAAGAGCTTGGAAAATACACCCATGCTGTTTACATACGTTTCCAGAAAAACGAGGATCTTAGTAAGTTCTACGAGAACCCATTCTACGTCGGAGTTCTTAAAGACCGTGTATTTCCTTACTGCCAT GACATAGTCAATGTGGATTATGAATCTGAAGTAGAAGATGACATCATGCCAATTTTCCGAAAAGGAGAG GAGTTCAACTATGGTGTGGAGTTTGTGCTTCTTATAGCATTTGACAAGAACTCATTGGGCGGACCTGCTGAAGATGCAATGGCTGCTTTGGCAGAATTGACTGCAGCATTTCCGTCACTAATCGTTCAAGCTACTAAAG GTTCTAACTTTAATCTTAACAATGTGGAATATACTCATGGAGCAGTTATACGATTTCGATCAT CTGAGGCTTGCGAGACATTCTTGAAGAGTTCACAGTACAATGAC CAGGTATGGGGATCCAAAATTCAGCCCATCTCTGAAAAGGTCATCTCTGTTCATTATTCGGTGGATCCAGTGGGCACAGAGCTTATGTAA